The sequence TTGTTTTAGAAATTTCTGAGTCACATATATGTGATAAACCTTTTTTGGATAACATATTATTAAATTCGTAAAGATATATTGGCTGGTTTACTTCCTCATAATATTCATGATATATATAGTAATTTGATTTTTCTAGAACATTTTTAGCCATGTCTTTTAAAGTTTCATTTAAATATGAGTAATTTCTTAAAAACTCAATAGCGCCTTTGCCATAACTAACAATGTTTGAGTTATCTATGTTTTGACCATTTTTCTTCAATAAATCAGCTCTAAATGTCATTATATCTCTTAATATATCCATATTTTTCCAACCCGGATAGGTATTATAAGATATACAAGCTACGCCATTTGGAGATAAGCTATTTTTAATGACTTCTAATATCTTATTTTGAACTTCTTTATTTACCCAACTAAAAACTCCATGGCAGATAATATAGTCAAAAAATCCAAACTCGTTATTATAATCTAAAATATTTTTTTGATACAAGTTTAAATTTTTTAAACCTAAAAAATTTACTATATTTTGTCCAGCTTCTATTTGGACACCCGATAAGTCAATCCCTACAACATATGAATTTGGATTTGCTATTGAAAATGGTATTATATTTCCACCAAAAGAGCAACCAATCTCTAAAACTCTAGCACTGCTTATTTTCTCTGCAAAAAAACCAAATAGTTGTAGCACTGCATTTAAATGATCTGGCTGTGTTAAAGCAAAAGATTTTGAAGGATATGGTATTTCATCGTAAGATTTTTCAGATGTTTTATTTTTAATCATAAATTTACCTTATATATTTTAAATAATAAATATATTACAATAAATTTAATTAAAAATATAATAATTTTTATATTATTTCTAGTAAAATTTCGTTTTTATTTTTTATTTTTTTAATATCAATTAGTCTAAGATTATCAATGTTTATTGTTTTAAATTCATCTAAAGTGGAAATTTTTTGCTTTGCAATCTCTTTTAAAATTATACCTCTGTAGTGTTTTGCATAGTGGCTAACAGTTTTACCTTCTTTTAAAAATTTTAAAGTTGTAAAATCTTTTTTTATGTTATAAAATTTTTCATAAAAGGTAGCTCTTAAATCTAAAATATCTTCATTTTTTAAGTATTCATCTAAAGATTTACTAAAATTTTCTTTATAAAAGTTTTCTATTTTAAAACTACCAAGTTTTTGCCCCTGTTTAAATTTATAATTAGGCAAGATGTCATTTGCCAAAATAGGACCAAATAAATTTGAGAAAATAATTACATTTTTATCAATATACTCTTGTGAAGTTTTATCTAGTAGAGTGTAATTAAGTGCTTTATACGCAACTCCAGAGTATCTAAGGATAGCTTTTATACCAGTTTTTTCTTTGTAACTTTGTTGGTAGTATTTGATGTCATTTACATTTTTCAGCCCAAAAAATTCACTTATTTCTTTATCTGTAGAAAGCTTTATAAAATTATCATATATCTTAAAAGCCTCTTCTCTTTTATCTTTTAAATGTGGAAAAATAAAATTATTAAAATCAAATATTGTAGTTCCTAAAATAGATGTTTTAGATTCGCTTGGTGAAAAAAGTATCTTCATAGTATTCCTGAAAGTAGATATGGCGCGCCCTAGAAGATTCGAACTTCTGACCTTTTGAACCGCAATCAAATGCTCTATCCAGCTGAGCTAAGGGCGCTAGAATATAAAGAATATGTATAATACATAAATCTCGCTTAAAATAAAATATAATTTTATAAGCTCTTAAACGATTTTATATTAATATATTAGGTGAATTTTAAGAATAAGGTTTAATATGAATGATTTTTTTGATAGTTTAAAAGAGATAAAAAAAGATATGATAAAAGATGATAAAAAAAATGAAGTAAAAAAAGTTAAAAAAAATCCAAATAGAGATGAATTTAAAGATATTTTTAAAGATGGGGATTTTGATATAGAAAAAGAGAGCATAGCACATAGAGAAAAAAGATTAAAAAATGAATTTGAAGCTTATATAAAGCATGCAAATATAAAGAAAATATGATAAATATCATACCTTTTTGTACTTTAGATACTCTTTGTCCATATTTAAAAGATAGGCAAAGCAGAACTGAATATATTTTTATAAATGGGTGTGATTTTGCACTAAATTCGAAGCTTGTAAAGTATGGCTATAGAAGATTTGGAAGATATTTTCAAAAACCAATTTGTAAAGATTGCAAAGAGTGCATTAGTGTTAGGATAAATAGTTTTGAGTTTAAGCCTAGTAAAAGTCAAAGACGAGTCATAAGAAAAAATGAAAAAACAAAATGGATAATTTCAAAACCCATAGTTGATGATGAACATATAGCACTTTTTGATAAATATCATAAACATATGTATTTTAAAAGAGATTGGCAATATTATGATATAGATTTAATAAAATATTATGATTTATATGTGATTGGGCATGGAAATTTTGGAAAAGAGATATCTTATTATAATGAATATGATGAGCTTATTTGTGTAGATTTAATCGATGTTATTAATGATGGCATAAGTTCTATATACTGCTATTATGATCCTGATTATGCTCATTTAAGCTTAGGTAAGTTTTCTCTTTTAAAAGAGATTGAAATTGCTAAAAGCTTAAATTTACAATGGGTATATTTAGGGTATTATGTAAAAGGTTGTCAAAGTTTAGAGTATAAAAAAGAGTTTATGCCACAGCAAAAACTTGAAGAGTATGTTGGTTTTAATGAGATTCCAAATTGGAGTTAATGGCATTTTTAATTGTTTTTTAATAAAATAATCTGAATAATTTTTAAAGGTTGATTGTGTTTGGACATATATTTAGAGAATATGATATTAGAGGTATCTTTGAAAGAGATTTAAATGAAATATCTACTAAGGCTATAGGGTATGCTCTTGGTCTTGAGATGAAGAAAAGAGGAGTTGAGTCTGTTAGTGTTGGATATGATGCAAGGCTTAGTGCTGACATGCTTTTTAAATACTTAGCAAGTGGGCTCAATAAAGCAAACTTGCAAGTTTTCGATATAGGGTTGGTTCCAACTCCTGTTGGGTATTTTAGTACTTTTACAGATAATTTTGATGCAAATATTATGATTACAGGAAGTCATAATCCAAAAGATTATAATGGATTTAAAATAACTATATATAAAGATAGTTATTTTGGACAAGATTT is a genomic window of Campylobacter blaseri containing:
- a CDS encoding class I SAM-dependent methyltransferase, with the protein product MIKNKTSEKSYDEIPYPSKSFALTQPDHLNAVLQLFGFFAEKISSARVLEIGCSFGGNIIPFSIANPNSYVVGIDLSGVQIEAGQNIVNFLGLKNLNLYQKNILDYNNEFGFFDYIICHGVFSWVNKEVQNKILEVIKNSLSPNGVACISYNTYPGWKNMDILRDIMTFRADLLKKNGQNIDNSNIVSYGKGAIEFLRNYSYLNETLKDMAKNVLEKSNYYIYHEYYEEVNQPIYLYEFNNMLSKKGLSHICDSEISKTIPLYQHENINMEEALSNECGDDSIAKEQYYDFIYNRQFRTSIITHINNKNNIGISKNFKIKNLENINIKNSRNFDYVYKEIQEYLEKIYPNTITIKELKERFSTNKNIYLEVLDLIHNKQVSIHSEKFILKKEEKPKIKSSWLKYIKYHIKTENPVISFSTKWGANYEFSDLELNTLLLFDGTRTDKDIFDILKTKFNNKEITINKENLTDVQANNELNSFILNLRKIVEIHGFNQ
- a CDS encoding YaaA family protein — protein: MKILFSPSESKTSILGTTIFDFNNFIFPHLKDKREEAFKIYDNFIKLSTDKEISEFFGLKNVNDIKYYQQSYKEKTGIKAILRYSGVAYKALNYTLLDKTSQEYIDKNVIIFSNLFGPILANDILPNYKFKQGQKLGSFKIENFYKENFSKSLDEYLKNEDILDLRATFYEKFYNIKKDFTTLKFLKEGKTVSHYAKHYRGIILKEIAKQKISTLDEFKTINIDNLRLIDIKKIKNKNEILLEII
- a CDS encoding arginyltransferase, with amino-acid sequence MINIIPFCTLDTLCPYLKDRQSRTEYIFINGCDFALNSKLVKYGYRRFGRYFQKPICKDCKECISVRINSFEFKPSKSQRRVIRKNEKTKWIISKPIVDDEHIALFDKYHKHMYFKRDWQYYDIDLIKYYDLYVIGHGNFGKEISYYNEYDELICVDLIDVINDGISSIYCYYDPDYAHLSLGKFSLLKEIEIAKSLNLQWVYLGYYVKGCQSLEYKKEFMPQQKLEEYVGFNEIPNWS